From a region of the Defluviitalea raffinosedens genome:
- a CDS encoding response regulator transcription factor encodes MIKVMIAEDQELIRQSLEFVISNKEDMKIVGLAATGKEAVELAKDKKPDVILMDIRMPEMDGVEATKVIKKMNPDIKIIILTTFDDDEYVFDALKNGASGYLLKGISLNELVESIRIVMNGGSLINPSVATKVCKFFSQMAEADYTSKIQNDALSSLNKNELKIMKLIGMGLSNKEITKELNFSEGTVRNYISNILSKLNLRDRTQIAILAVQSGITMGNNIDSD; translated from the coding sequence ATGATCAAAGTGATGATAGCAGAAGATCAGGAATTGATTCGTCAAAGTCTGGAATTTGTGATTTCCAATAAAGAAGATATGAAAATTGTAGGTCTGGCAGCAACCGGCAAGGAAGCAGTGGAGCTGGCAAAGGATAAGAAGCCGGATGTCATATTAATGGATATAAGGATGCCAGAGATGGATGGAGTAGAGGCAACCAAGGTTATTAAGAAAATGAATCCAGACATTAAAATCATTATATTGACTACTTTTGATGATGATGAATATGTTTTTGATGCACTAAAAAATGGGGCCAGTGGATATCTCTTAAAAGGGATATCATTAAATGAATTGGTTGAATCCATTCGGATTGTAATGAATGGCGGCTCATTAATTAATCCTTCAGTGGCTACTAAAGTATGCAAGTTTTTTTCTCAAATGGCTGAAGCGGATTATACAAGTAAAATCCAAAATGATGCACTTTCGTCTTTAAATAAAAACGAACTTAAAATTATGAAACTTATTGGGATGGGGCTTTCAAATAAGGAGATTACAAAAGAGCTTAATTTCAGCGAAGGAACAGTGAGAAATTATATCAGCAATATATTAAGTAAATTAAATTTAAGAGACAGGACTCAAATTGCTATTTTGGCAGTGCAGAGTGGAATTACCATGGGAAATAACATAGATAGTGATTGA
- a CDS encoding sensor histidine kinase: MVAHRNIGIIRIMLFLVNFITVIFLAGIIYRSTKLIIWDFHARDFLESIQYIPVIPWKVPAYSILLLLIFLLSIELRERLLKESSTMQILWCIFDLFICIVIIYLLNMGHKGLLLLPLTNIIVYIDSKKSRSLFIAFTLALYSIFDYDILSVKFNMVSINEYIQYFNPAQRLYLQGIKSILFSANQMLFIIFMIFTVQKQIDENEKIRELYNKLVRTTEELRVVNIQLEDYAKKSEEMAKIKERNRLAREIHDIIGHTLTSISTGLDACLELIDIDSARTKHQLTKIADLARQGLLDVRKSVKQLRPDALERYSLVSAIQKLADNINECTSTKVEAQISGEEIRLSGDEEEAVYRVVQESITNAVRHGQAKNINISLRFDTDKVEIKVIDDGVGCSNIHQGFGLKHITERVLMLQGNARFRSEEGKGFQVIVDIPVRNRAV, encoded by the coding sequence ATGGTAGCACATAGGAATATAGGCATTATAAGGATTATGTTATTTCTTGTGAATTTTATAACCGTAATTTTTTTAGCAGGAATCATTTACCGCAGTACCAAACTGATTATATGGGATTTTCATGCTAGAGATTTTTTGGAGAGCATTCAGTATATTCCTGTTATTCCTTGGAAAGTCCCTGCCTATTCTATCCTACTATTACTTATATTTCTACTGAGTATTGAACTTAGGGAACGATTGCTTAAAGAAAGCAGCACAATGCAAATTCTATGGTGTATATTTGACCTTTTCATATGTATTGTTATCATTTATTTATTAAATATGGGGCATAAAGGTCTTTTGCTTTTACCTCTTACGAATATCATTGTTTATATTGACAGTAAGAAAAGCAGATCTCTTTTTATTGCATTTACCTTGGCTCTATACAGCATTTTCGATTATGACATTTTATCTGTAAAGTTTAATATGGTCTCTATTAATGAATACATCCAATATTTTAATCCTGCCCAAAGATTGTATTTGCAAGGCATAAAAAGTATTCTCTTTTCTGCTAATCAAATGCTTTTCATTATATTCATGATTTTTACTGTGCAAAAACAAATTGACGAGAATGAAAAAATTAGAGAGTTGTATAATAAATTAGTCAGAACTACTGAAGAACTCAGAGTTGTTAACATTCAATTGGAGGATTATGCAAAGAAGTCCGAAGAGATGGCGAAGATAAAAGAGAGAAACAGGCTTGCCAGAGAAATTCATGATATTATTGGACATACTTTAACGAGTATTTCTACCGGATTGGATGCATGCTTGGAATTGATTGATATTGATAGCGCAAGAACCAAACATCAACTGACAAAGATTGCAGATCTGGCGAGGCAGGGATTATTGGATGTAAGAAAATCAGTAAAGCAGCTTAGACCCGATGCTCTTGAAAGATATTCCTTAGTTTCAGCAATACAAAAATTGGCTGACAATATTAATGAATGTACCAGTACCAAGGTAGAAGCTCAAATCAGCGGAGAGGAAATCCGACTCAGTGGTGATGAGGAAGAAGCCGTATATAGAGTGGTGCAAGAAAGCATTACCAATGCGGTTCGTCATGGCCAGGCCAAAAATATAAACATATCTCTTAGATTTGATACAGATAAAGTTGAAATAAAGGTTATAGATGATGGAGTTGGCTGCAGTAATATCCATCAGGGATTTGGACTAAAACACATTACAGAAAGAGTCCTTATGCTTCAAGGCAATGCAAGGTTTAGAAGTGAGGAAGGCAAGGGCTTTCAGGTTATAGTGGATATTCCTGTCAGGAATAGAGCTGTATAG
- a CDS encoding FeoA family protein, which translates to MLLSDASPGQMIEIISIPDPSIRAQAIRFGIYEGAQVKCSYVIHSGPVILQNRMQEIAIGHRLAEKIQIKAVS; encoded by the coding sequence ATGCTTCTGTCAGATGCAAGCCCTGGCCAAATGATCGAAATTATATCTATCCCTGACCCTTCTATCAGAGCCCAGGCTATTCGTTTTGGTATTTATGAAGGTGCTCAGGTTAAATGTTCTTATGTGATTCATTCAGGTCCAGTTATTCTACAAAATCGTATGCAAGAAATTGCCATTGGTCATAGATTAGCTGAAAAAATTCAAATCAAAGCTGTTTCATAG